The following proteins are encoded in a genomic region of Armatimonadota bacterium:
- a CDS encoding acetylxylan esterase — protein MQPRTLETPMIPLPPSNKAEWVSRARILKTQTGLATSLFPMLDRDYRAPMRQTAGETADYTLERVAIESLAGLFVTGSLWLPKKNGKRPAMLQAHGHFQEGRLNKADLIRAETLARSGYIVFAWDMVGYNDCDQIPHNWEASDLQKLYGFSQMALQTLHSRRALDFVLSLPNVDPKRVGMSGISGGGTQTFILAAIEERLSLSVPVKMVSAHMQGGCICENAPSLRTFAGNGEIAALAAPRPMLLISDTGDWTKDNPKEIVPMARAVYRTLGAEANFAHAHCDEGHQFGPPARAAYYQFLTKQFGPPDQPFIDKEPEFELSAYRVWKDDFRRPAGVSSVDQAFEQWKMEAARANIRAREQPNAGRDGRAAFRALVGAGVGASMHKEGRRIIVVADDRPGAPVLICEREPGGALAERMALAIGGMRPRNAAIYRVLEFHAPPVQPSKYYDAYNWTPAAHKARAVHAVLRFLSAEHGDREVGVLAEGEDAVCALIGAVGFERLLPSRFVGVGNGSPEELVKRCNIPHLMRLGGFDTAQRIAPVTLIP, from the coding sequence GTGCAACCCAGAACGCTCGAAACGCCTATGATCCCTCTGCCGCCGAGCAACAAGGCCGAGTGGGTCTCCCGCGCCCGAATCCTCAAAACGCAAACGGGCTTGGCGACGAGCCTTTTCCCCATGCTCGACCGCGACTATCGAGCGCCCATGCGCCAGACCGCTGGCGAAACCGCCGACTATACGCTCGAGCGGGTCGCCATCGAGAGCCTCGCAGGACTGTTCGTAACCGGCAGCCTCTGGCTGCCCAAAAAAAACGGCAAACGGCCCGCCATGCTCCAAGCGCACGGCCACTTTCAGGAAGGCCGCCTGAACAAGGCCGACCTGATCCGCGCCGAAACGCTAGCCCGATCGGGCTATATCGTCTTCGCTTGGGATATGGTCGGATACAACGATTGCGACCAGATTCCGCACAATTGGGAAGCGAGCGACCTACAGAAGCTCTATGGCTTCAGCCAGATGGCGCTCCAGACCCTGCACTCGCGCCGCGCGCTGGACTTTGTCCTTTCGCTGCCCAACGTCGATCCCAAGCGCGTCGGCATGAGCGGAATCTCGGGAGGCGGCACGCAAACCTTCATCCTGGCCGCCATCGAGGAGCGGCTCTCCCTCAGCGTGCCCGTCAAGATGGTCTCGGCCCATATGCAGGGCGGATGCATTTGCGAAAACGCGCCGTCCTTAAGAACCTTCGCCGGCAACGGAGAGATCGCCGCGCTCGCCGCGCCTAGACCAATGCTCCTGATCTCGGACACAGGCGACTGGACGAAGGACAACCCCAAGGAGATCGTCCCCATGGCGCGCGCCGTCTACCGCACTCTGGGCGCCGAGGCCAACTTCGCCCATGCGCATTGCGACGAAGGCCATCAGTTCGGCCCGCCCGCCCGCGCCGCCTACTATCAATTCCTTACAAAGCAGTTCGGCCCGCCCGATCAGCCCTTTATCGACAAGGAGCCGGAGTTTGAACTGAGCGCTTATCGAGTGTGGAAGGACGACTTCCGGCGTCCAGCTGGAGTTTCGTCGGTCGATCAAGCCTTCGAACAGTGGAAAATGGAAGCCGCTCGCGCCAACATCCGAGCCCGCGAGCAACCCAACGCCGGCAGAGACGGCAGAGCCGCCTTTCGAGCCCTGGTCGGCGCAGGCGTGGGCGCCTCCATGCACAAAGAAGGGCGGCGAATCATCGTCGTCGCCGACGACCGGCCCGGCGCCCCCGTCCTCATCTGCGAAAGGGAACCCGGCGGCGCCCTGGCCGAAAGAATGGCGCTCGCAATCGGGGGCATGCGACCCCGGAACGCCGCGATCTACCGAGTTCTGGAGTTCCACGCCCCTCCCGTCCAACCCTCCAAATATTACGACGCCTACAACTGGACGCCCGCCGCGCACAAAGCGCGCGCCGTTCATGCCGTTCTGCGCTTTCTATCGGCCGAGCACGGCGATCGCGAAGTCGGCGTCCTGGCCGAAGGCGAGGACGCGGTCTGCGCCCTGATCGGCGCGGTCGGCTTCGAGCGCCTGCTGCCCTCGCGCTTTGTCGGAGTCGGCAACGGAAGCCCGGAAGAGCTCGTCAAGCGCTGCAACATCCCCCACCTGATGCGGCTCGGCGGATTCGACACCGCCCAGCGCATCGCGCCGGTAACCCTAATCCCATAA
- a CDS encoding superoxide dismutase, with the protein MPDIVQVTAKPLPEKIFDTEKVGISRKTHEEHHKLYQGYVNKTNEIRKALSELTSDDFGKANQSYSLIRSLKVDYTFALGGVKNHELYFDNLGGGTSEPSAELNAAIVKAFGSFDRWAADLKATGIAARGWVWLGYDHEDGSLFNYIGDAQNTFPIWNASALLAMDTYEHAYYLDFQTARAKYLDAFVQMIDWQTVNARFANARK; encoded by the coding sequence ATGCCCGACATCGTTCAGGTAACTGCAAAGCCTCTGCCCGAGAAGATCTTTGATACCGAAAAGGTCGGCATCTCGCGCAAGACTCACGAAGAGCATCATAAGCTTTACCAAGGATACGTCAACAAGACCAACGAGATTCGCAAGGCTTTGTCCGAATTGACCAGCGACGACTTTGGCAAGGCGAATCAGTCGTACAGTCTGATTCGCTCGCTCAAGGTGGATTACACGTTCGCTTTGGGCGGCGTCAAGAACCACGAGCTTTACTTTGACAATCTGGGCGGCGGCACGAGCGAGCCCAGCGCCGAGCTGAACGCGGCGATCGTAAAGGCCTTTGGTTCGTTCGATCGTTGGGCAGCCGATCTGAAGGCGACGGGCATTGCCGCGCGCGGATGGGTGTGGCTGGGCTACGATCACGAGGATGGCAGCCTGTTCAACTACATTGGCGACGCGCAAAACACGTTTCCTATTTGGAACGCCTCGGCCCTGTTGGCAATGGATACCTATGAGCACGCCTACTATCTGGACTTTCAGACGGCTCGCGCAAAGTATTTGGACGCTTTCGTCCAGATGATCGATTGGCAGACGGTGAACGCTCGGTTTGCCAACGCTCGAAAGTAG
- a CDS encoding tryptophanase produces the protein MGFKTIIEPFRIKVVEPIKITDRAQREKVLEEAHYNLFLIKSDDVMIDLLTDSGTSALSADQWSAMMKGDESYAGSRSWVRFEQSVKEIFGFKNVIPVHQGRAAERILFASVVKPGNVVPNNAHFDTTRANIEYLGGVAIDLPCAESRDAQARHPFKGNMDAEALERLIQKEGPDNVPLVMLTITNNSGGGQPVSMANIKDVRTICDRYGLPLYLDACRFAENAYFIKLGERGYADQSPLEIAREMFSLADGCTMSAKKDGISNIGGFLCSNDDRLAQQEKELLILTEGFPTYGGLAGRDLESMSVGLYEALDEQYLQYRFASTRYLGEHISSQGVPIIQPPGGHAIYIDAGAMLPQIPAHCYPGQSLAVELYREGGIRSCEIGTVMFGKPDPATGRETPANRELVRLAIPRRVYTQSHVDYTVEAILAVYERRSELKGYRIAQQPEFLRHFSAWFEPIP, from the coding sequence TTGGGTTTCAAGACGATTATCGAGCCATTCCGCATCAAGGTCGTCGAACCGATCAAAATCACCGACCGCGCGCAGCGCGAGAAGGTCTTGGAAGAGGCGCATTACAACCTCTTTTTGATCAAGTCCGACGATGTGATGATCGATCTGCTGACCGACTCGGGCACTTCGGCGCTCAGCGCGGATCAATGGTCGGCGATGATGAAGGGAGACGAATCGTACGCTGGGAGCAGGAGTTGGGTGCGGTTTGAGCAGAGCGTCAAGGAGATATTTGGCTTTAAGAATGTAATCCCCGTCCACCAGGGCCGGGCTGCCGAGCGCATCCTCTTTGCCTCGGTCGTCAAGCCGGGCAACGTTGTGCCGAACAATGCTCACTTTGACACCACCCGCGCGAACATCGAGTATTTGGGAGGCGTCGCAATCGACCTTCCTTGCGCGGAATCTCGCGATGCGCAGGCGCGGCATCCCTTCAAAGGCAACATGGATGCAGAGGCTTTAGAGCGATTGATCCAGAAGGAAGGGCCGGACAACGTGCCTTTGGTGATGCTGACGATCACCAACAATTCCGGCGGCGGGCAGCCGGTCTCTATGGCCAATATTAAGGATGTCCGAACGATCTGCGATCGATACGGGCTGCCGCTCTATCTGGATGCCTGTCGGTTTGCCGAAAACGCTTACTTTATCAAATTGGGAGAGCGAGGATATGCCGATCAGTCGCCGCTAGAGATCGCTCGGGAGATGTTCAGTCTGGCCGACGGCTGCACGATGTCGGCCAAGAAGGACGGAATCAGCAACATTGGCGGGTTTCTTTGCAGCAACGATGATCGGTTGGCTCAGCAGGAGAAGGAGCTGCTGATACTGACCGAGGGTTTTCCGACCTATGGCGGTTTGGCGGGACGGGACTTAGAATCGATGAGCGTTGGGCTGTACGAGGCGTTGGACGAGCAGTACTTGCAGTACCGCTTTGCCTCCACCCGGTATTTGGGCGAACACATCTCGTCGCAGGGGGTTCCGATCATTCAGCCGCCGGGCGGACATGCGATCTACATCGATGCGGGCGCGATGCTGCCGCAGATTCCGGCGCATTGCTATCCGGGCCAGTCGCTAGCGGTCGAACTGTATCGCGAAGGCGGCATTCGATCGTGCGAAATTGGGACGGTGATGTTTGGAAAGCCCGATCCGGCTACGGGGCGCGAAACGCCTGCAAATCGCGAGTTAGTGCGGTTGGCCATTCCGCGCCGTGTCTACACGCAGAGCCATGTTGACTACACGGTGGAGGCGATACTGGCCGTTTACGAACGCCGCAGCGAATTGAAAGGATATCGGATTGCCCAACAGCCCGAGTTTTTGCGCCACTTTTCCGCATGGTTCGAGCCGATTCCTTAA
- a CDS encoding ComF family protein, protein MLKYDRWQRASIPLGRAMAEAHKGRWGAPMNYVDAIVPIPIHPKRFRDRGFNQAVLLAREVSGAIGTPIMESAVRIRHTPAQARISAAERWRNLQDAFQVPDRASVEGARLLLIDDVLTSGSTAHHCAEALKGAGAREVSVLTATRELAKDVGNLSPVDAV, encoded by the coding sequence ATGCTCAAATACGACCGATGGCAAAGAGCGTCGATTCCGCTTGGCAGGGCCATGGCCGAAGCGCACAAGGGTCGTTGGGGCGCTCCGATGAACTATGTCGATGCGATCGTGCCGATTCCCATCCATCCCAAACGCTTTCGCGATCGCGGCTTTAATCAGGCGGTCTTGCTGGCGAGGGAAGTTTCAGGCGCGATCGGAACGCCGATCATGGAGTCTGCGGTACGAATTCGCCATACGCCCGCTCAGGCAAGGATCTCGGCGGCAGAGCGATGGCGCAATCTTCAAGACGCGTTTCAAGTTCCTGATCGTGCGAGCGTCGAGGGTGCGAGGCTGTTGTTGATCGACGATGTTCTGACCAGCGGGAGCACGGCTCACCACTGCGCCGAGGCTTTGAAAGGGGCGGGTGCAAGGGAAGTGAGCGTGTTGACGGCTACCCGCGAACTGGCCAAAGACGTTGGGAACCTATCGCCGGTCGATGCGGTCTAA
- a CDS encoding ferrous iron transport protein A: MNLTEVKKGQTAVVAEVMRDELGHWRKLFALGLSPGAEITVVQRWPTVVLQIGMAQVAVDSSMAKMITVELAVSRSPRS; the protein is encoded by the coding sequence ATGAACCTAACTGAGGTCAAAAAAGGCCAAACGGCTGTCGTCGCAGAGGTCATGCGAGACGAATTGGGCCATTGGAGAAAACTGTTCGCGCTCGGCCTCTCGCCCGGGGCCGAGATCACTGTAGTCCAGCGGTGGCCGACCGTCGTGCTTCAGATCGGAATGGCACAGGTCGCCGTGGACAGCTCGATGGCCAAAATGATCACCGTCGAACTGGCGGTTTCCCGGTCGCCTCGCTCATGA
- a CDS encoding ferrous iron transporter B translates to MASSIAERPVDYDPRIESAIIEIERAIGDESATGRAKAILLLQGDEELAKELPHTVAPQIDRIRADLDMPADWIIAQARQAWAKSVSDGIAIGTEERKQRTFADWLGRVCMHPIYGLPFLFAALYFGLYQFVGIFGAGTVVELIESGLFGEYVNPWVSGWVERLIPFAPIQELLVGEYGVWTLGVTYAIALVLPIVTFFFLVFALLEDSGYLPRLALLIDRAFKKMGLNGRAVIPIVLGFGCDTMATVVTRVLETRRERVITTMLLSLTIPCSAQLGVVLALLSKHPTGLAIWAGVLCLVFLFAGFLAAKALPGQSAPFYMDIPPMRFPNIGNVIAKTLSRLQWYFMEVFPLFVIASAVVWLGQIIGLFDLAIAAIQPLVRLLELPSEAAVAFLFGFFRRDYGAAGLFQLQENNLLTGNQLLVASITLTLFVPCIAQFLITFRERGSKMAFGMLAFTLLIAVAVGWLTSIALNALGITV, encoded by the coding sequence ATGGCTTCTTCAATCGCTGAACGACCGGTCGACTACGATCCGCGGATCGAGAGCGCGATCATAGAGATCGAACGAGCCATCGGCGATGAATCGGCTACCGGCAGAGCAAAAGCCATCTTGCTGCTTCAAGGCGACGAGGAACTTGCCAAAGAACTTCCCCACACTGTCGCACCCCAGATCGATCGAATCCGCGCCGACCTCGATATGCCCGCCGACTGGATCATCGCCCAAGCCAGACAAGCATGGGCCAAAAGCGTCTCGGACGGCATCGCAATCGGCACAGAAGAGCGCAAGCAAAGGACGTTCGCAGACTGGCTCGGCAGGGTCTGTATGCATCCCATCTACGGCTTGCCTTTTCTTTTTGCGGCGCTCTATTTTGGCCTCTATCAGTTCGTAGGCATTTTCGGCGCGGGCACAGTGGTCGAGCTGATCGAGAGCGGGCTGTTCGGCGAGTACGTCAACCCTTGGGTTTCGGGCTGGGTCGAACGCCTGATTCCCTTCGCCCCGATCCAGGAACTGCTTGTCGGCGAGTACGGCGTCTGGACTCTGGGCGTTACCTATGCCATAGCGCTGGTGTTGCCAATCGTAACTTTCTTCTTCCTCGTGTTCGCTCTCTTAGAGGATTCGGGCTATCTGCCCCGCCTAGCGCTCTTGATCGACCGCGCATTCAAGAAAATGGGCCTCAACGGTCGCGCTGTGATCCCGATAGTGCTGGGTTTTGGATGCGATACCATGGCGACCGTCGTAACCCGAGTCTTAGAGACTCGCCGCGAACGGGTTATAACGACCATGCTTTTAAGCCTCACCATCCCATGCTCCGCTCAGTTAGGCGTCGTGCTGGCTCTGCTCAGCAAACATCCGACAGGCTTAGCGATCTGGGCGGGAGTGCTTTGCCTGGTCTTTCTGTTTGCAGGGTTCTTGGCGGCCAAGGCGCTGCCTGGACAATCGGCGCCGTTCTACATGGACATTCCGCCTATGCGCTTCCCCAACATTGGCAACGTGATCGCCAAGACCTTATCGCGCCTGCAATGGTACTTTATGGAAGTGTTCCCGCTGTTCGTCATCGCCAGCGCGGTCGTCTGGCTAGGACAGATAATTGGGCTGTTCGACCTCGCAATCGCGGCGATTCAACCCCTGGTGAGACTCTTGGAACTGCCCTCCGAAGCCGCCGTCGCGTTTCTATTTGGGTTCTTCAGACGCGACTACGGCGCTGCCGGGCTTTTCCAACTTCAAGAGAACAACCTTCTGACAGGCAACCAACTCCTGGTCGCTTCGATCACTTTGACCCTCTTCGTGCCTTGCATCGCACAGTTTCTCATCACTTTCCGCGAGCGAGGCAGTAAAATGGCCTTTGGAATGCTGGCCTTTACGCTCCTGATCGCAGTAGCGGTCGGCTGGTTGACGAGCATCGCGCTGAACGCGCTTGGAATAACGGTATGA
- a CDS encoding 50S ribosome-binding GTPase, with protein MNIGKMLRAKRRAKDESASERTVLIVGNPNVGKSLLFHRLTGRYVTVSNYPGTTVEISKGVMRHRGQTYRIIDTPGMYSLNPITDEERVARNMLLKSKDALVLHIVDAKCLDRMLPLTGELIEANLPIVLIVNMVDELEKRNQRIDQAALQSRLRIPVICAACLQNRGVSEIRQEIHGFFNR; from the coding sequence ATGAACATAGGCAAGATGCTGAGGGCTAAGCGGCGCGCCAAGGACGAAAGCGCATCAGAGCGCACCGTGCTGATCGTTGGCAATCCCAACGTGGGCAAGAGCCTGCTCTTCCATCGCCTCACCGGTCGATACGTTACCGTTTCCAACTACCCGGGCACCACGGTTGAGATCTCAAAAGGCGTCATGCGGCATCGCGGACAGACCTATCGAATCATCGACACGCCGGGAATGTACTCGCTCAACCCGATTACCGACGAAGAGCGCGTGGCAAGAAACATGCTCCTGAAATCCAAGGACGCCCTCGTGCTCCACATCGTCGATGCCAAATGCCTAGACCGAATGTTGCCGCTGACGGGCGAACTGATCGAGGCCAACCTTCCCATCGTCCTTATCGTCAACATGGTGGACGAATTAGAAAAACGAAACCAGCGCATCGACCAGGCCGCCCTTCAATCCCGATTGCGGATACCCGTTATCTGCGCCGCTTGCCTTCAAAATCGAGGCGTAAGCGAAATCCGCCAGGAGATTCATGGCTTCTTCAATCGCTGA
- a CDS encoding cation transporter gives MNQVLKHTARLVMLAFAINAVLALAKGTAGAIGNSFALVADAIESGGDLVTGLVVWAGLRYAAKPPDDNHPYGHGKAEPLASVVVSAALLLSAAIIVYQSIKHILTPHALPEPFTIFVLIGVVAIKETMYRIVHRAGKKIGSGAVMLDAWHHRGDAITSLAVFFGILIALYFGPGYEAADDWAALVAAGVIAYNAYRLGRPAIDELTDVAPDPAIEAAVRQAAENVPGVLGTDKCFVRKMGLDYYVDLHVEVDGSLSVSSGHQIAHDVKDAIRAAQPRVVEALIHIEPFDEA, from the coding sequence ATGAACCAGGTCCTCAAACACACTGCCCGTCTGGTGATGTTGGCCTTTGCGATCAATGCTGTGCTTGCGCTGGCAAAGGGGACTGCAGGAGCCATTGGCAACAGTTTCGCCCTTGTCGCCGATGCGATCGAAAGCGGAGGCGACCTGGTAACGGGGCTGGTCGTTTGGGCAGGACTGCGATATGCGGCCAAACCGCCGGACGACAATCATCCTTATGGCCATGGCAAGGCCGAACCGCTCGCCTCGGTCGTCGTCTCGGCAGCGCTGCTTCTTTCGGCAGCCATCATCGTTTATCAAAGCATCAAACACATCCTAACTCCCCACGCCCTGCCAGAGCCTTTCACCATATTCGTTTTGATCGGCGTCGTGGCGATCAAAGAAACGATGTACCGAATCGTCCATAGGGCGGGCAAGAAGATCGGATCAGGCGCGGTCATGTTAGACGCTTGGCATCATCGAGGCGACGCCATCACATCCTTGGCGGTCTTCTTTGGAATCTTGATCGCCCTCTACTTCGGGCCGGGCTACGAAGCGGCGGACGATTGGGCGGCGCTGGTCGCCGCGGGCGTCATCGCCTACAACGCCTATCGATTGGGCCGCCCAGCGATCGACGAACTGACCGATGTCGCGCCCGATCCAGCCATTGAGGCCGCCGTCCGACAAGCGGCAGAAAACGTGCCCGGCGTGCTCGGTACCGATAAATGCTTCGTCCGAAAAATGGGCTTGGATTACTATGTCGATCTGCACGTCGAGGTGGACGGCAGTCTCAGCGTTTCGTCCGGCCACCAGATCGCTCACGATGTGAAAGACGCTATCCGAGCGGCGCAACCAAGGGTCGTCGAAGCGCTGATCCACATCGAACCGTTCGACGAGGCTTGA
- the fdhF gene encoding formate dehydrogenase subunit alpha — protein MIAARINGLDVSVEQGASILSAVSQAGIELPSLCHDPRLKPYGACRLCMVKANGRAVAACTTELLEGDTIETHPSDIEAQRRTILSLLAENFPPGDGNSQFEMCLDRYDIKPAGKRREQPDESHTYLRVDMDRCIHCNRCVRICDEVQGQFVWQVVGRGELTRIVPDSHGKMADSSCVSCGACVDACPSGALTDKESGRADQWTRTTCPYCGVGCEMRVGTHNGRIVNIRPALDAPVNRGHLCVKGRYAFQYVTAPDRIIRPMIRTNDRWEEVDWEQAIEHAADALTRILDDHGPDSIGILGSARATNEENYVAQKFARAVIGTNNVDCCARVCHAPSAYALREMLGTGAATNSFADIEQAETILVCGANPTENHPIVGARIRQRKLNGARLIVIDPRRTELAAIADIHLRPVPGTNIPLFHAIACAIADLGAIDEAFVRERTEDLQTYLAFVRQFSPEKASGICGLPAQDIRRAAELYACHKPAISFHGLGLTEHHQGSETVMSLINLALLTGNIGKPGTGVNPLRGQNNVQGSAHMGCEPNHLTGFAPLLDKADQFEKIWNHPIPRTMGMNLLEMMDAAEHGRLQALWAFGYDILMTNPNVQRTRQALNRIPFIIIQDLFMTETAREFGSVFFPAASSYEKDGTFMNGDRHIQRVRAAIPLQGDSKPDWQPFCDVAKAMGKSVALDYASAEEIWNEIRKVWPGGAGIAYARLDQRSLQWPCPSEEHPGTQIVHKDQFAHGQKARFRCIEYEPTEETTDEDYPILLVTGRALYHFNAGTMTMRTPNARLRPNDTLDLHPEDASALGLSDGQFAVIKSRRGQIKLAVRITDQVAKGQAFSTFHSAEPLINLLTSDVRDKQTLAPEYKVTAVRVAPA, from the coding sequence ATGATAGCCGCCCGCATCAATGGCCTGGACGTATCGGTCGAACAGGGGGCATCGATCTTAAGCGCGGTCTCTCAGGCGGGCATCGAACTCCCTTCCCTCTGCCACGACCCGCGGCTCAAGCCGTATGGCGCCTGCCGATTGTGCATGGTCAAAGCCAACGGCAGAGCGGTTGCAGCCTGCACGACCGAACTGCTCGAAGGCGATACGATCGAAACCCATCCTAGCGATATTGAGGCACAGCGGCGAACGATTCTCAGCCTCCTTGCCGAGAACTTTCCGCCAGGCGATGGGAATTCACAGTTTGAAATGTGTTTGGATCGCTACGACATCAAACCGGCTGGCAAACGGCGAGAGCAACCGGACGAATCGCACACCTACCTCCGAGTAGACATGGATCGATGCATCCATTGCAACCGTTGCGTCCGCATCTGCGACGAGGTTCAAGGCCAATTCGTCTGGCAAGTCGTCGGTCGGGGAGAACTCACTCGCATCGTTCCCGATTCGCATGGCAAAATGGCCGACAGCAGTTGCGTCAGTTGCGGCGCGTGCGTCGATGCCTGCCCATCGGGCGCATTGACGGACAAAGAGTCGGGCCGAGCCGATCAATGGACGCGCACGACCTGTCCCTATTGCGGCGTCGGCTGCGAGATGAGGGTCGGAACCCACAACGGCCGCATCGTCAACATCCGCCCAGCGCTCGATGCCCCGGTCAATCGGGGACACCTTTGCGTCAAGGGTCGGTATGCGTTTCAATACGTAACCGCGCCAGACAGGATTATCCGACCGATGATTCGAACGAACGATCGATGGGAAGAAGTTGATTGGGAGCAGGCGATCGAACACGCCGCAGACGCGCTGACCCGCATTCTAGACGACCACGGGCCCGATTCGATCGGCATTCTTGGATCGGCAAGAGCCACGAACGAAGAGAACTACGTCGCCCAAAAGTTCGCCCGCGCCGTGATCGGGACCAACAACGTCGATTGCTGCGCCCGCGTCTGCCACGCCCCCAGCGCCTATGCTTTGCGAGAAATGCTGGGCACGGGAGCCGCTACCAACAGCTTCGCCGACATCGAACAGGCTGAAACGATCCTCGTCTGCGGCGCCAATCCAACCGAAAACCATCCGATCGTCGGCGCCAGAATACGGCAACGAAAACTGAACGGCGCTCGCCTCATCGTGATCGATCCCCGGCGCACCGAGCTGGCCGCCATCGCCGATATCCACCTGCGGCCGGTTCCGGGCACGAACATACCGCTGTTCCACGCCATCGCCTGCGCCATCGCCGACCTCGGCGCTATCGATGAAGCTTTCGTGCGCGAGCGCACGGAAGACCTTCAGACCTACCTTGCCTTTGTTCGACAATTCTCGCCAGAGAAAGCCTCTGGAATCTGCGGACTGCCTGCCCAAGACATCCGTCGCGCCGCCGAACTTTACGCCTGCCACAAGCCCGCAATCTCCTTCCACGGTCTGGGACTCACCGAGCACCATCAAGGCTCCGAAACGGTCATGTCGCTCATCAATCTCGCCCTGTTGACCGGAAACATCGGCAAGCCCGGTACCGGCGTCAACCCGTTAAGAGGCCAGAACAACGTTCAAGGCTCTGCCCACATGGGATGCGAACCGAACCACCTGACCGGATTCGCGCCGCTGCTCGATAAGGCCGACCAGTTCGAAAAAATCTGGAACCATCCAATCCCCCGCACAATGGGCATGAATCTGCTGGAAATGATGGACGCCGCCGAACACGGACGCTTGCAAGCGCTGTGGGCGTTCGGTTATGACATCCTGATGACCAACCCCAACGTGCAGCGCACTCGCCAAGCCCTTAATCGCATCCCGTTCATAATAATCCAGGACCTCTTCATGACCGAAACGGCGCGCGAGTTTGGATCGGTCTTTTTCCCGGCCGCTTCGTCTTACGAGAAAGACGGCACATTCATGAACGGCGACCGGCACATCCAAAGAGTTCGCGCCGCCATACCGCTTCAAGGCGACTCTAAACCCGACTGGCAGCCGTTCTGCGATGTGGCCAAAGCCATGGGCAAAAGCGTTGCGCTCGACTATGCGTCCGCCGAAGAGATTTGGAACGAAATCCGCAAGGTCTGGCCAGGCGGCGCTGGCATCGCTTATGCTCGCCTCGACCAGCGATCCCTGCAGTGGCCCTGCCCCAGCGAGGAACATCCCGGCACCCAGATCGTCCACAAGGATCAATTTGCGCACGGCCAAAAAGCCCGATTCAGATGTATCGAATACGAGCCGACCGAAGAAACAACCGACGAAGATTATCCGATTCTCCTGGTAACGGGACGCGCGCTCTACCACTTCAACGCCGGCACAATGACCATGCGCACGCCCAACGCCCGACTGAGACCTAACGACACCCTCGACCTCCACCCGGAAGACGCCAGCGCCCTCGGCCTGAGCGACGGCCAATTCGCCGTGATTAAAAGCCGCCGAGGCCAGATCAAACTCGCAGTCCGAATCACCGACCAAGTAGCCAAGGGACAGGCCTTCTCTACGTTCCATTCCGCCGAGCCTCTCATCAATCTGCTCACTAGCGATGTTCGCGACAAACAGACCCTTGCGCCGGAATACAAGGTAACCGCGGTCAGAGTGGCTCCCGCATAA